In Mytilus edulis chromosome 4, xbMytEdul2.2, whole genome shotgun sequence, the following proteins share a genomic window:
- the LOC139520632 gene encoding polycomb group RING finger protein 1-like — protein MDLEEELLKINISHLNSHITCSLCYGYFIDATTTTECLHTFCKSCIVKYLQTSKSCPQCGVKIHETQPQLHLRADRTMQDIVYKIVPALFENEEKRREEFYNSRGFSKLKKGVVEKIPEPKLTCIQASDDRHMYKYDEKISICLERYHVHSMPVRGSHSKVPSLQEKFIRCSNRLQVHDVIELLMKRLDIPSEAELTLICHGHELTKEWSLKQVYLMYWSPKGSPMFLFYCFKPG, from the exons ctGCTAAAGATCAATATTTCACATTTGAATTCACATATCACCTGTTCCTTGTGTTATGGTTACTTCATTGATGCTACAACCACTACAGAATGTCTTCATACAT TTTGCAAAAGTTGTATAGTAAAATACTTACAAACCAGCAAGTCATGTCCCCAGTGTGGTGTGAAAATACACGAAACTCAGCCACAACTTCATCTAAGAGCCGATCGTACCATGCAAGATATTGTCTATAAAATTGTACCAGCATTGTTTGAAA AtgaagaaaaaagaagagaagaGTTTTACAATTCCAGAGGATTTTCTAAATTAAAGAAAG gTGTGGTGGAGAAAATACCTGAGCCAAAACTAACATGTATACAAGCCAGCGATGATAGACATATGTACAAGTATGATGAAAAGATCAGCATTTGTTTAGAAAGATATCA TGTCCATTCAATGCCAGTCCGAGGAAGTCACAGCAAGGTACCATCTTTACAGGAAAAATTCATTAGGTGCTCAAACAGACTACAAGTTCATGATGTTATTGAACTACTGATGAAAAGATTAGATATACCTTCAGAAGCAGAG TTAACACTAATATGCCATGGGCATGAATTGACAAAAGAATGGTCCCTTAAACAAGTATATCTGATGTACTGGAGCCCAaag ggATCAcctatgtttctattttactgCTTCAAACCTGGATAA